The Candidatus Delongbacteria bacterium genome has a segment encoding these proteins:
- a CDS encoding MATE family efflux transporter, translating to MNRKSKDLTNGPILKTLINLAIPIMATSFVQMAYNMTDMIWLGHVGSDAVAAVGSAGFFVWFGNALAFTTKIGSEVSVSQAIGKKDNTLAILQGSASILIAFVIAVIYMCFIQFNASKLLSVFDYENKSVLIESAKYLRIVSIGFIFLFLNPTFTGIYNGAGVSKVPFLYNTVGLIMNIVLDPILIYGLGMFEGLGVAGAAIATIVSQSVVLTLFLGSYLRNRFPIHDFKLVMNPGLDKIRKILQIGLPVSAHSAAFSMISLTIAQYAADWGSKAVAVMSIGAQIESISWMTASGFSTAIGSFTGQNLGAGKFSRITKGYISTLTIASSIGMLATLAFIFFGEYIFKIFIQESDVLELGKLYLFILAFSQIFMCIEIVSAGCFNGLGKTIPPSFIGITFTASRIPLAYLLSGYFMMGLQGLWWAISLTTVIKGTLLALWLSLILKNIECEKCVYRQFFSWMVPYRFRYRKYD from the coding sequence ATGAACAGAAAATCTAAAGATTTAACAAATGGTCCAATTTTAAAAACACTTATAAACCTTGCAATACCAATTATGGCAACAAGTTTTGTGCAGATGGCATATAATATGACAGATATGATTTGGCTTGGACATGTAGGAAGTGATGCAGTTGCAGCAGTTGGAAGTGCTGGTTTTTTTGTATGGTTCGGAAATGCATTAGCTTTTACTACAAAAATTGGTTCAGAAGTAAGTGTAAGCCAGGCAATTGGTAAAAAAGATAATACTCTTGCAATATTACAAGGTTCAGCATCAATTTTAATAGCTTTTGTAATTGCAGTCATATACATGTGTTTTATTCAGTTTAATGCTTCGAAATTATTATCAGTATTCGATTATGAGAATAAATCAGTTCTTATTGAATCTGCTAAATATCTTAGAATTGTCTCCATTGGATTTATATTTTTGTTTTTGAATCCAACATTTACAGGAATTTATAATGGTGCTGGAGTAAGTAAAGTTCCTTTTCTGTATAATACTGTTGGTTTAATCATGAATATTGTTTTAGATCCTATATTGATTTATGGTTTAGGAATGTTTGAAGGGCTTGGAGTAGCAGGAGCAGCAATAGCAACAATTGTTTCACAATCTGTAGTATTAACTCTATTTCTGGGAAGTTATTTGAGAAATAGATTTCCAATTCATGACTTTAAATTAGTAATGAATCCAGGACTAGATAAAATAAGAAAAATTCTTCAAATTGGATTACCTGTTTCAGCACATTCTGCTGCTTTTTCAATGATTTCTTTAACGATTGCTCAATATGCTGCAGATTGGGGAAGTAAGGCTGTGGCTGTTATGAGTATTGGAGCTCAAATAGAATCAATTTCATGGATGACTGCTAGTGGTTTTTCAACTGCAATTGGTTCTTTTACTGGTCAAAATCTGGGAGCTGGCAAATTTTCAAGAATTACGAAAGGTTATATATCAACATTAACAATAGCATCTTCCATTGGTATGTTAGCCACACTGGCATTTATTTTTTTTGGAGAATATATTTTTAAAATCTTTATACAGGAAAGTGATGTACTGGAGTTAGGGAAACTATATCTATTTATTTTAGCTTTTTCTCAAATATTTATGTGTATTGAGATTGTCTCTGCAGGTTGCTTTAATGGCTTAGGAAAAACAATTCCACCTTCATTCATAGGGATTACTTTTACTGCATCTAGAATCCCCTTAGCATATTTATTGAGTGGTTATTTTATGATGGGATTACAAGGTCTTTGGTGGGCAATCAGTTTGACTACAGTTATAAAAGGCACCCTTTTAGCACTGTGGTTAAGTCTTATCCTTAAAAATATTGAGTGTGAAAAATGTGTTTATAGACAATTTTTTAGTTGGATGGTGCCATATAGATTTAGGTATCGTAAATACGACTAA
- a CDS encoding choice-of-anchor J domain-containing protein translates to MVYFYKFLLIVIPIIFITCTSGVQPEETEAIVYVKIEEIPQIQNFKKCWLIIIKDDDVKEYVSIDEIFSGASIQLHHNNENFTLLLIATDNSTWTPSSGNEYPYNSFFATKHNLIESEQRLKVISWHSGYFIDGIDLGIITNLETNIQNITFESAYDLNSFGDYINGTIDVLDEYRWYRVWIDIDFDYYFHIDDRLNMPSEYTSESRGLVCDSLGNILITDPMSSNSLTGTVKLDNYSGFAYVKVYSVDNMRGSFGLRLISSEKDAVLPPICTITSPLPNDFFNPGDIVIIKSEAWSPNNSVSLVRFFINGILLYTDTSYPYKFLWDTNELEEGEYNIKIIAVDVDGVTSSSQYCSVFISSQSATIFYEGFENGIPDNWFNIDFDGDSFKWEVNDDVTGYNNSNGAAASYSWNIQNGELTPDNYLITPSINITGKTKLCYHVCAQDKNWSNEHYAVLLSTNGTNLENFNTILYEETLSNKEQGEWKERVIVLDESISGSVHIAFRHYNVTNQFALVIDNVELIRE, encoded by the coding sequence ATGGTATATTTTTATAAATTTTTGTTAATCGTTATTCCAATAATCTTCATCACTTGCACATCAGGAGTACAGCCTGAAGAAACTGAAGCTATAGTTTATGTTAAAATAGAAGAAATCCCACAGATACAGAATTTTAAAAAGTGCTGGCTAATTATAATTAAAGACGATGATGTGAAAGAGTATGTTTCGATCGATGAGATCTTTTCTGGAGCTTCAATTCAATTACATCATAATAATGAAAATTTCACATTACTCCTAATTGCCACAGACAATTCTACATGGACACCATCATCTGGAAATGAATATCCTTATAATAGTTTTTTTGCTACCAAACATAATTTAATTGAATCTGAGCAAAGACTGAAAGTAATTTCTTGGCATAGTGGATATTTTATAGATGGAATTGACCTTGGAATTATTACAAATTTAGAAACAAATATTCAGAATATAACATTTGAAAGTGCATATGATTTAAATAGCTTCGGTGACTATATAAATGGTACAATCGATGTGTTGGACGAATACAGATGGTATAGAGTATGGATTGATATTGATTTCGATTACTATTTTCACATTGATGACAGACTAAACATGCCTTCAGAATATACAAGTGAATCAAGAGGCTTGGTATGTGATAGTTTAGGTAATATATTGATTACAGATCCTATGAGTTCTAATTCATTAACAGGAACTGTAAAACTTGATAACTATTCAGGATTTGCTTACGTCAAGGTTTATTCTGTGGATAATATGAGAGGTTCTTTTGGTTTAAGATTGATTAGCTCTGAAAAAGATGCTGTGTTACCACCAATCTGTACTATCACATCACCACTCCCCAATGACTTTTTTAATCCAGGAGATATCGTAATAATAAAGTCTGAAGCATGGAGTCCAAACAATAGTGTTAGTTTGGTTAGATTTTTTATCAACGGTATTCTTCTTTATACGGACACGAGTTATCCGTATAAATTCCTTTGGGACACCAATGAGCTTGAGGAAGGTGAATATAATATAAAAATTATCGCTGTCGATGTGGATGGAGTTACATCTTCATCACAATATTGCAGTGTATTCATAAGTTCACAATCTGCAACAATATTTTATGAGGGATTCGAAAATGGAATACCTGACAATTGGTTCAATATAGATTTTGATGGTGATTCTTTTAAGTGGGAAGTAAATGATGATGTAACAGGCTATAATAATTCGAATGGTGCAGCTGCATCATACTCTTGGAATATTCAAAACGGAGAATTAACTCCTGATAATTATCTAATTACTCCCAGTATAAATATTACTGGAAAAACAAAATTGTGTTATCACGTTTGTGCTCAAGATAAAAATTGGAGTAATGAACATTATGCTGTTTTATTATCTACAAATGGAACAAATCTTGAAAATTTTAATACAATACTGTATGAAGAGACTCTTTCAAATAAAGAGCAAGGAGAATGGAAGGAAAGGGTAATTGTTCTTGACGAATCAATTTCAGGTAGTGTACATATTGCCTTCAGGCATTATAACGTTACTAATCAGTTTGCCCTAGTTATAGACAATGTTGAACTAATAAGAGAATAA
- a CDS encoding 2-oxoacid:acceptor oxidoreductase family protein has product MEHYEARFAGVGGQGVILAGKILAYAYVVLEGGKAIQTPTYTAQVRGGATKVDVVFDKTHIEYPKTEYINFFLSLHQRSFDIYFKELTKDAIVIVDPNLTPKVPEKTTQRIIKVELIEIAKKELGRTLYAAVIAVGMFARLTGFISEENIIKAVLDNAPKGTEESNLKAVKMGFDLASKYL; this is encoded by the coding sequence ATGGAACATTATGAAGCAAGATTTGCTGGAGTTGGTGGTCAGGGTGTTATTCTGGCAGGAAAAATTCTAGCTTATGCTTATGTAGTTCTGGAAGGTGGTAAAGCTATCCAGACACCTACATATACTGCCCAGGTTAGAGGTGGGGCTACAAAAGTAGATGTTGTTTTTGATAAAACTCATATTGAATATCCAAAAACTGAATACATCAATTTTTTCCTTTCTCTACACCAAAGATCATTTGACATCTATTTTAAAGAATTAACAAAAGATGCTATAGTAATTGTTGATCCAAATTTGACACCGAAAGTTCCTGAGAAAACAACTCAAAGAATTATTAAAGTTGAATTGATTGAAATCGCGAAAAAAGAACTTGGAAGAACATTATACGCTGCAGTAATTGCTGTAGGTATGTTTGCCAGACTTACAGGTTTTATTAGTGAAGAAAATATCATCAAAGCCGTTCTTGACAATGCTCCAAAAGGTACAGAAGAAAGCAATCTCAAAGCAGTTAAAATGGGATTTGATTTAGCATCAAAATACTTGTAG
- a CDS encoding 2-oxoglutarate ferredoxin oxidoreductase subunit beta, producing the protein MAFEYEKYLRMDKIPHLWCPGCGIGIVLKAMIRAVDRMGWNKDDVAFVSGIGCTSRSPGYIDVNTLHTTHGRALTFATGIKMAQPTKHLIIFSGDGDATAIGGNHFIHACRRNIDMTYVIVNNNIYGMTGGQHSPTTPVGAFASTTAYGNIDPSFDICNLAEAAGATYVARTTVKKGKILENYIYNGFKNKGFSVIEAVSNCHTQFGSKNKMADPVKLINWINEREVPLAKAKLMTADELRNKVITGEYVTPEMEMTEWKYYNRSKSEYCESYDKIKETAQNMVKK; encoded by the coding sequence ATGGCTTTCGAATATGAAAAGTATTTAAGAATGGATAAAATTCCACACTTATGGTGTCCTGGTTGTGGTATTGGGATTGTATTGAAAGCCATGATCAGAGCCGTTGACAGAATGGGATGGAACAAAGACGATGTTGCTTTTGTTTCAGGAATTGGATGTACTAGTAGAAGTCCTGGTTATATTGATGTTAATACTCTTCACACAACCCATGGAAGGGCTTTGACTTTTGCAACTGGTATTAAAATGGCTCAACCAACAAAACATCTTATCATTTTTTCTGGTGATGGTGATGCTACTGCTATTGGTGGTAATCATTTTATTCATGCTTGTAGAAGAAACATAGATATGACTTATGTAATTGTGAACAATAATATTTATGGTATGACTGGTGGACAGCACTCTCCAACTACTCCTGTTGGTGCATTTGCGAGTACAACTGCATATGGAAATATTGATCCAAGTTTTGATATTTGTAATCTTGCTGAAGCTGCAGGAGCTACATATGTTGCAAGAACAACAGTCAAAAAAGGTAAAATTCTTGAGAATTATATCTATAATGGTTTTAAAAACAAAGGCTTCTCTGTAATTGAGGCTGTTTCAAATTGTCACACGCAATTTGGTAGCAAAAATAAAATGGCTGATCCTGTAAAACTTATCAATTGGATAAATGAAAGAGAAGTTCCTCTTGCAAAAGCTAAATTAATGACTGCAGACGAGTTAAGAAATAAAGTAATCACCGGTGAGTATGTTACTCCAGAAATGGAAATGACCGAGTGGAAATACTATAATAGATCAAAATCTGAGTATTGTGAATCATATGATAAAATTAAAGAAACTGCTCAGAATATGGTAAAAAAATAG
- a CDS encoding 2-oxoacid:acceptor oxidoreductase subunit alpha — MKKDVRFYSGNELVAIAAVDAGCRFYGGYPITPSSEIAETMSKLLPKVGGAYIQMEDEIAAMGTVIGASLAGAKSLTATSGPGFSLKQENLGFAYMAEVPVVVCNVMRGGPSTGLPTALAQADIMQAKWGTHGDHPCITIVPAYLEEVYTLTIKAFNLAEKYRMPVILLLDELIGHLSEAIELPSKDSLVIHNRVKPSVPPSQYFPYDTAYGDVPPMANFFEGYRYHVTGLNHDKTGFPTTNPQIVQADQERHIRKVEYNKKDIIDYESYLMNDAEIAVFAYGSTARGARVAVDKARQAGLKVGLFRPKVLWPLPEKSVQKICERVKAVIVPEMNMGQLIRILERYTAGRTRIYGINHVGGVPIPPEEIFTLIKEVN, encoded by the coding sequence TTGAAGAAGGATGTCAGGTTCTATTCGGGAAATGAACTGGTAGCAATAGCTGCAGTTGATGCGGGCTGTCGGTTTTACGGTGGATACCCTATCACACCGTCCTCAGAGATTGCTGAGACTATGTCTAAGCTCTTACCTAAAGTAGGTGGTGCTTATATTCAAATGGAAGATGAGATTGCAGCAATGGGAACTGTAATTGGGGCGTCATTGGCTGGAGCAAAGTCTTTAACGGCAACAAGCGGTCCTGGTTTTTCACTAAAACAGGAAAATCTTGGTTTTGCTTACATGGCAGAAGTTCCTGTTGTAGTGTGTAATGTTATGAGAGGAGGTCCGTCTACTGGACTACCAACAGCATTAGCTCAAGCAGACATTATGCAAGCAAAATGGGGCACTCACGGCGACCACCCTTGTATAACAATCGTTCCTGCTTATCTGGAAGAGGTTTACACTCTTACAATAAAAGCATTTAATCTTGCTGAAAAATATAGAATGCCGGTTATCCTATTATTGGATGAATTGATCGGGCACTTATCTGAAGCTATTGAGCTTCCGTCAAAAGATAGCTTAGTTATACATAACAGAGTAAAACCAAGCGTGCCACCTTCTCAATATTTCCCATATGATACAGCTTATGGTGACGTTCCTCCGATGGCTAATTTCTTTGAAGGCTACAGATATCATGTTACTGGTCTTAATCACGATAAAACAGGATTCCCTACCACAAATCCTCAAATTGTTCAAGCGGACCAAGAGAGACATATTAGAAAAGTTGAATACAATAAAAAAGATATCATTGATTACGAGTCATATTTGATGAATGATGCTGAAATTGCTGTTTTTGCTTATGGTTCTACAGCCAGAGGTGCTAGAGTAGCTGTTGACAAAGCTAGACAAGCAGGCTTAAAAGTTGGACTTTTTAGACCTAAAGTATTATGGCCATTACCTGAAAAATCTGTTCAAAAGATTTGTGAAAGAGTAAAAGCTGTTATAGTTCCTGAAATGAATATGGGACAGCTAATCAGAATACTTGAAAGATACACTGCTGGTAGAACAAGAATTTATGGTATAAACCACGTTGGTGGAGTACCTATTCCACCTGAAGAGATCTTCACTCTAATTAAGGAGGTTAACTAA